In Providencia sneebia DSM 19967, the following are encoded in one genomic region:
- a CDS encoding relaxosome protein TraM: protein MPKQHIYLPQKTLDKIKSMVDERLNHGATHADANISKLCVEMINIGIRAFEYHQNKNKQPEPEIDKMKVMMESLLKTQLCVQNILEMQFSLQEIKEDSRYNFTEKKAEIIQATQSGLEPFYPSKK from the coding sequence ATGCCTAAACAACATATTTATTTGCCACAAAAGACGCTTGATAAAATTAAATCGATGGTTGATGAACGATTAAATCATGGAGCCACTCATGCGGATGCTAATATATCCAAATTGTGCGTTGAAATGATAAATATTGGTATTCGAGCATTTGAATATCATCAAAATAAAAATAAGCAGCCCGAGCCTGAAATCGATAAGATGAAAGTCATGATGGAGTCATTACTTAAAACACAATTGTGTGTGCAGAACATCTTAGAAATGCAATTTAGCCTACAAGAAATTAAGGAGGACTCGCGTTATAATTTCACTGAAAAAAAAGCAGAAATCATTCAGGCTACACAATCAGGATTAGAACCATTTTACCCTTCCAAAAAATAA
- a CDS encoding DNA cytosine methyltransferase: MPNVVDLFCGCGGLSYGFEQEGFKTVLGIDHDKAALKTFKLNHKDAKTILGDIREISNQQILDKLNGCSIDVVIGGPPCQGLSLSGPRKLEDPRNQLYLSFIRIVSLLNPKYVLIENVPGIISLFKGKIKDEIIKSLETLGYTVNFQVLKASEYGVPQHRRRVFFIGTKAMEKFDFPLPTHKEQEDLIFKKMISTYDALHDLPVLENELGETIQEYALPIQNAYQELMRFNSSHVLNHIAANHSEKVKETIKLVPPGKNYKALPEELKNSRNFNVAWTRFPDHAPSPTIDTGHRHHFHYYANRVPTVRECARLQSFPDRFEFIGNKTEQFRQVGNAVPPILAQALAKKILEKL; encoded by the coding sequence ATGCCAAATGTTGTTGATTTATTTTGTGGTTGTGGAGGTCTTTCCTATGGTTTTGAACAAGAGGGATTCAAAACTGTTTTAGGTATAGACCACGACAAAGCCGCCCTTAAAACTTTCAAATTAAATCATAAAGATGCAAAAACCATTCTTGGTGATATCCGTGAAATTTCTAATCAGCAAATATTAGATAAGCTAAATGGATGTTCTATTGATGTTGTTATTGGAGGACCACCATGTCAAGGATTATCCTTATCAGGGCCACGAAAACTAGAAGACCCACGTAATCAGTTATATCTGTCTTTTATTCGTATCGTATCTTTACTTAATCCTAAATACGTTCTGATTGAAAATGTTCCTGGAATCATTTCCTTATTCAAAGGAAAAATTAAGGATGAAATAATTAAAAGCCTTGAAACATTAGGCTATACGGTAAATTTCCAGGTATTAAAAGCCTCTGAATATGGAGTTCCTCAACATCGACGCCGAGTGTTTTTTATTGGAACTAAAGCTATGGAAAAATTTGATTTCCCTTTGCCTACGCACAAAGAGCAGGAAGATTTGATTTTTAAAAAAATGATAAGTACATATGATGCTTTGCATGACCTACCTGTTCTAGAAAATGAATTGGGTGAAACTATTCAAGAGTATGCGCTTCCTATTCAAAATGCTTATCAAGAATTAATGAGATTTAATTCATCTCATGTGCTTAACCACATTGCCGCAAATCATTCTGAAAAAGTTAAAGAAACTATTAAGTTAGTCCCCCCAGGGAAGAATTATAAAGCTTTACCTGAAGAATTGAAAAATAGTCGAAATTTTAATGTTGCTTGGACTCGATTCCCTGATCATGCTCCATCACCAACTATTGACACTGGGCATAGGCATCATTTTCATTATTATGCTAATAGAGTCCCTACAGTAAGAGAATGTGCTAGATTACAGTCATTTCCTGATAGGTTCGAGTTTATTGGTAATAAAACAGAACAGTTTAGACAGGTAGGGAATGCAGTACCACCTATATTAGCACAGGCTTTGGCAAAAAAAATATTGGAGAAATTATAA
- a CDS encoding protein NO VEIN domain-containing protein, with translation MYKIPTKFYQRLHHPRPRFKSNIENVLGYMSFSIAELDGETESVFKEKILSAINDFPGNEGVTLKTLNNWRTEITALFSMVNTKNNCNFATDLSKELANTTNLKEFFLRFISTFQYPGGFLKNNEIEKIIISDIHFHPLLWLACFYNSSAISEEDLYITDVEFCHCVLNDLRVTRDHEDISATIGRILYNRKNEVNYDTAGDIKRYALDILDYCVLAGLMLKDYKGKFFFRDDAKEFLSYFKDHAPIFKYYQKSHTLKQLESLKSEWIHFVNDSSKLLLKSFEEKISKKTSIPSDRLAFITKQIGDEGEALTLAHEKIWLSNNGRPDLAKLVSHMPTQFAVGYDVLSRELDSTMRHIEVKTTVSLKDFTVNRVHLTPNEWAAAESHRDRYFVYRLQLSDESYTLWIIQDPVGLYKQDRIKMVPRNGADIYFNENCYTQVELLRTYE, from the coding sequence ATGTACAAAATTCCAACTAAATTTTATCAAAGGCTACATCATCCAAGGCCAAGGTTTAAATCTAATATTGAAAATGTTTTAGGATATATGTCATTTTCAATTGCTGAGTTAGATGGTGAAACTGAATCAGTTTTTAAAGAAAAAATATTGTCAGCAATAAATGATTTTCCTGGCAATGAAGGAGTTACGTTAAAAACATTAAATAACTGGCGAACAGAGATTACTGCATTATTTAGCATGGTAAATACCAAAAATAATTGTAATTTTGCTACTGATTTATCTAAAGAATTAGCAAATACAACTAATTTAAAAGAGTTTTTTTTAAGATTTATTTCTACATTTCAATATCCCGGTGGTTTTTTAAAAAATAATGAAATTGAAAAAATTATAATTTCAGATATTCATTTTCATCCTCTATTATGGTTAGCTTGTTTTTATAATTCATCAGCTATTTCTGAGGAAGACTTGTATATAACTGATGTGGAGTTTTGTCATTGTGTATTAAATGATCTTAGAGTAACACGAGATCACGAAGATATTTCAGCTACTATTGGTAGGATTTTGTATAATCGTAAAAACGAAGTTAATTATGATACTGCTGGGGATATTAAACGGTATGCATTAGATATATTAGACTATTGTGTATTGGCGGGATTGATGCTCAAGGATTATAAAGGTAAATTCTTTTTTAGAGATGATGCAAAGGAGTTTTTATCATACTTTAAAGATCATGCACCTATATTTAAATACTATCAAAAATCACATACCCTGAAACAACTAGAGTCTTTAAAATCAGAATGGATACATTTTGTAAATGATTCGAGCAAACTTTTACTCAAATCATTTGAAGAAAAAATTTCTAAAAAAACTAGTATCCCTTCTGACCGATTAGCTTTTATTACTAAGCAAATTGGTGACGAAGGTGAAGCCTTAACATTAGCCCATGAAAAAATTTGGCTATCAAATAATGGGCGGCCTGATTTAGCTAAATTAGTAAGTCATATGCCAACGCAGTTTGCTGTTGGTTATGATGTTTTATCTCGAGAATTAGATTCAACTATGCGTCATATTGAAGTTAAAACTACAGTAAGCCTGAAGGATTTTACTGTTAACCGGGTTCATCTTACGCCTAATGAGTGGGCGGCAGCCGAATCGCATAGAGATAGATATTTTGTTTATCGTTTACAACTTTCTGATGAAAGTTATACTTTATGGATAATCCAAGATCCTGTTGGTTTATACAAACAAGATCGTATAAAGATGGTACCTCGAAATGGTGCAGATATTTACTTTAATGAAAATTGTTACACGCAAGTAGAGTTATTACGTACATATGAGTAA